From a region of the Actinopolymorpha singaporensis genome:
- a CDS encoding MFS transporter — translation MPDRSGHRPTLTLLAACVSTLLVLMNYTQPMTVLPQMATDLHAGPSGQTWILNGIALGLASLLLVAGSLADNHGRRLMFLLGTAVSLVGSVMAATAGTTLVMVLARVVQGGAGAAILVATLGIIGHEFPAGHNRVRATGMWGASLGAGIALGPLASAGLAAAASWRAFFWAYALASAALGLLGALTLRESRAAVRRRPDVPAVVTLGAGVAVLLAAVTAGRQGFGRPLVLALFAGAVLLLGAFVAVEARTREPMLDLGLFTRPAFLLSVGGALITGFGVIGVMSYLPTAWEHTLGWTPLATACWFALWSGTSFAAATQARRAGLGADHQLALGFALAGAGSLLLLGSAGSWSPTRTVAGLVVAGMGSGLLNSALARLAIESVPAGRASMGSGANNTARYIGSSLGVAATVAVVTTAGAGHGTGAGTGHVAGPGAALGTAHGVDVALVAAAALLLVTAALVLARSRAAPAAPPRTHASDSLADGEGAIVDRSATPVGGQ, via the coding sequence ATGCCGGACAGATCGGGCCACCGACCGACCCTCACCCTGCTGGCCGCGTGCGTCTCGACACTGCTGGTGCTGATGAACTACACCCAGCCGATGACCGTGCTTCCGCAGATGGCCACCGACCTGCACGCCGGCCCCTCCGGGCAGACCTGGATCCTCAACGGCATCGCGCTCGGCCTGGCCTCCCTGCTTCTGGTCGCGGGCAGCCTGGCCGACAACCACGGGCGCCGGCTGATGTTCCTCCTGGGCACGGCGGTGTCCTTGGTGGGAAGCGTCATGGCCGCGACGGCGGGTACGACACTCGTCATGGTGCTCGCCCGGGTGGTGCAGGGCGGGGCGGGCGCGGCGATCCTGGTCGCAACGCTCGGCATCATCGGCCACGAGTTCCCGGCCGGGCACAACCGGGTGCGCGCGACCGGCATGTGGGGCGCAAGCCTCGGCGCCGGCATCGCGCTCGGGCCGCTCGCCTCCGCGGGCCTGGCCGCCGCGGCATCCTGGCGCGCGTTCTTCTGGGCGTACGCCCTCGCCTCGGCGGCCCTCGGCCTGCTCGGCGCGCTGACGCTCCGGGAGTCCCGTGCCGCCGTCCGCCGCCGCCCCGACGTGCCCGCGGTGGTGACGCTCGGCGCGGGAGTGGCCGTGCTGCTGGCCGCGGTCACGGCCGGCCGGCAGGGCTTCGGCCGGCCGCTGGTGCTGGCGCTGTTCGCTGGGGCGGTCCTGCTGCTCGGCGCCTTCGTCGCGGTGGAGGCCCGTACCCGAGAGCCCATGCTCGACCTCGGCCTGTTCACCCGGCCGGCGTTCCTGCTGTCGGTGGGCGGCGCCCTGATCACCGGCTTCGGCGTCATCGGGGTGATGAGCTATCTCCCGACCGCCTGGGAGCACACCCTCGGCTGGACACCACTGGCCACCGCCTGCTGGTTCGCGCTGTGGTCGGGTACGTCGTTCGCCGCCGCCACGCAGGCCCGCCGCGCGGGGCTGGGCGCGGACCACCAACTCGCCCTGGGCTTCGCCCTCGCCGGCGCGGGCAGCCTGCTTCTCCTCGGCTCGGCCGGCTCCTGGTCGCCGACGCGGACCGTCGCCGGGCTGGTTGTCGCGGGGATGGGCAGCGGCCTGCTGAACTCCGCCCTGGCCCGGTTGGCCATCGAGTCGGTGCCGGCCGGACGGGCCAGCATGGGCTCCGGGGCGAACAACACCGCCCGCTACATCGGATCGTCTCTCGGGGTCGCCGCCACGGTCGCCGTCGTGACCACCGCAGGTGCAGGACACGGCACCGGCGCCGGGACCGGGCACGTTGCCGGGCCCGGCGCCGCGCTCGGCACCGCCCACGGGGTCGACGTGGCTCTGGTCGCTGCCGCCGCACTGCTCCTCGTCACGGCGGCGCTGGTCCTCGCCCGCTCGCGCGCCGCACCGGCCGCTCCGCCCCGCACCCACGCCTCGGACAGCCTCGCCGACGGCGAAGGTGCCATCGTCGACCGGTCGGCCACCCCTGTCGGCGGGCAGTGA
- a CDS encoding winged helix-turn-helix transcriptional regulator produces the protein MALGKDYQGQDCSLARALELVGERWTMLVLRDAFYGVRRFSDFADHLGIPRAVLTERLQALVEAGVLARQRYQESPPRDEYVLTEVGQELWPALYALSRWGERHRTTGKPRRVFRHAGCGRRLDLAGACPACGYVVPPAEVETRLGPGAGPVRDDPVNRAMAKPHRLLEPLLPA, from the coding sequence GTGGCACTCGGCAAGGACTACCAGGGACAGGACTGCTCGCTGGCGCGCGCGCTCGAGCTCGTCGGCGAACGCTGGACGATGCTGGTGCTGCGGGACGCGTTCTACGGCGTACGCCGGTTCAGCGACTTCGCCGACCACCTCGGCATTCCGCGCGCCGTGCTCACCGAACGCCTGCAGGCACTGGTCGAGGCAGGCGTCCTGGCCCGGCAGCGTTACCAGGAGTCCCCGCCGCGCGACGAGTACGTCCTCACCGAGGTGGGCCAGGAGCTGTGGCCCGCGCTGTACGCGCTGTCCCGCTGGGGCGAACGCCATCGGACCACCGGCAAGCCGCGCCGGGTGTTCCGGCACGCCGGGTGCGGCCGGCGGCTCGACCTCGCCGGCGCCTGCCCGGCCTGCGGGTACGTCGTTCCCCCCGCCGAGGTGGAGACCCGCCTCGGCCCCGGCGCCGGACCGGTCCGTGACGATCCCGTCAACCGCGCGATGGCCAAGCCGCACCGGCTGCTCGAACCACTTCTCCCGGCGTAG
- a CDS encoding alpha-amylase family glycosyl hydrolase: MGDLAGVVEKLPYLAGLGVDGLWLNPFYASPGHDHGYDVADHCAVDPAYGSLECFDHLVEAAHGHGIRVILDVVPNHASIAHPWFADALAAGPGSPQRARFHFADGRGPGGQLPPNNWRSIFGGPAWTRISEPDGSPGQWYLHTFAAEQPDWNWTHPDVPAHFEQVLSFWLDRGVDGFRIDVAQGLHKKPGLPDHPDAAADEATGDPVNPHAWNQPAVHQVWRSWRALVETYTAADGRDRLLIGEVGLTDPAAVADYTRPGELHHTFCFPFAHATFDAQAYRRVIDTALAHHPGGVAWVANNHDLPRAVTRHTPTTTTTEQDGEEGLPAGADPAQIGLARARAQAALMLALPGAVYLYQGEELGLPDVLDLPETVLKDPMYHRSNGTRPGRDGCRVPLPWTTNPDHHHGFSPPTTTTPAWLPQPPTWADLAADTQHHTTTSTLNLYRQALALRRTIPDLTTHTLTIHNNTPPGLLALTRGTHLTTYTNTTHHPIPTPHPHPGQPILTTHPTPHPPDTIPPTPPSGTTTTTPPTTR; the protein is encoded by the coding sequence GTGGGGGATCTGGCGGGTGTGGTGGAGAAGTTGCCGTATCTGGCGGGTTTGGGTGTGGACGGGTTGTGGCTGAACCCGTTCTACGCCTCGCCTGGGCATGATCATGGTTATGACGTGGCTGATCACTGCGCGGTGGACCCGGCGTACGGGTCGCTGGAGTGCTTCGATCATCTGGTCGAGGCCGCGCACGGGCACGGGATCCGGGTGATCTTGGATGTGGTGCCCAACCACGCCTCGATCGCTCACCCCTGGTTTGCTGACGCGCTGGCCGCGGGGCCGGGCAGCCCGCAGCGGGCCCGGTTCCACTTCGCCGACGGCCGGGGCCCGGGCGGGCAGTTGCCGCCGAACAACTGGCGGTCCATCTTCGGCGGGCCGGCCTGGACCCGCATCAGTGAGCCGGACGGGTCACCGGGGCAGTGGTACCTGCACACCTTCGCCGCCGAACAGCCGGACTGGAACTGGACCCACCCCGACGTGCCCGCCCATTTCGAGCAGGTGCTGTCGTTTTGGCTGGACCGCGGCGTGGACGGGTTCCGGATCGACGTCGCCCAGGGCCTGCACAAAAAGCCCGGCCTGCCCGACCACCCCGACGCCGCCGCGGACGAGGCGACCGGTGACCCGGTCAACCCCCACGCCTGGAACCAGCCGGCCGTGCACCAGGTGTGGCGGTCCTGGCGGGCACTGGTCGAGACCTACACCGCCGCCGACGGGCGGGACCGGCTGCTGATCGGCGAGGTCGGGCTGACCGACCCCGCCGCCGTGGCCGACTACACCCGCCCCGGCGAACTCCACCACACCTTCTGCTTCCCCTTCGCCCACGCCACCTTCGACGCCCAGGCCTACCGGCGCGTCATCGACACCGCCCTGGCCCACCACCCAGGCGGGGTGGCCTGGGTCGCCAACAACCACGACCTGCCCCGCGCCGTCACCCGCCACACCCCCACCACCACCACCACCGAACAAGACGGTGAGGAGGGGCTGCCGGCCGGTGCCGACCCCGCACAGATCGGGCTGGCCCGCGCCCGCGCGCAGGCGGCACTGATGCTCGCCCTGCCCGGCGCGGTCTACCTCTACCAAGGCGAAGAACTCGGCCTGCCCGACGTCCTCGACCTCCCCGAAACGGTCCTCAAGGACCCCATGTACCACCGCAGCAACGGCACCCGCCCCGGCCGCGACGGCTGCCGCGTCCCCCTGCCCTGGACCACCAACCCCGACCACCACCACGGCTTCTCCCCACCCACCACCACCACCCCCGCCTGGCTACCCCAACCCCCCACCTGGGCCGACCTCGCCGCCGACACCCAACACCACACCACCACCTCCACCCTCAACCTCTACCGCCAAGCCCTCGCCCTACGCCGCACCATCCCCGACCTGACCACCCACACCCTCACCATCCACAACAACACCCCACCCGGACTCCTCGCCCTCACCCGCGGCACCCACCTCACCACCTACACCAACACCACCCACCACCCCATCCCCACACCACACCCCCACCCCGGCCAACCCATCCTCACCACCCACCCCACCCCCCACCCCCCAGACACCATCCCCCCAACACCACCGTCTGGTACCACCACGACAACCCCACCGACGACGAGGTGA
- the ribA gene encoding GTP cyclohydrolase II — translation MTARHGVVQRVAMTRLPTEYGEFTAYGYRTRRVDHLALVRGDVAGGGEDADGAGTLVRLHSECLTGDVLGSLRCDCGPQLRLALAMIAEAGKGVVVYLRGHEGRGIGLAAKLAAYALQDDGHDTVDANLALGLPADARDYADAAAILADLGVGRVRLLSNNPAKAAGLSEGGIRVAGREPLVVAANPENAGYLATKRDRFGHILPTG, via the coding sequence ATGACCGCCCGGCACGGCGTGGTGCAGCGGGTGGCCATGACCAGGCTGCCCACGGAGTACGGCGAGTTCACCGCCTACGGCTATCGCACCCGCCGCGTGGACCACCTCGCGTTGGTGCGCGGCGACGTCGCCGGTGGCGGTGAGGACGCCGACGGCGCCGGGACGCTGGTCCGGCTGCACTCGGAATGCCTGACCGGTGACGTGCTCGGCTCGTTGCGCTGTGACTGCGGACCGCAACTTCGGCTTGCGCTGGCCATGATCGCCGAAGCGGGTAAGGGCGTCGTGGTCTATCTGCGCGGACACGAGGGACGCGGCATCGGCCTGGCGGCCAAGCTCGCGGCGTACGCGCTCCAGGACGACGGGCACGACACGGTCGACGCCAACCTGGCACTGGGGCTGCCCGCCGACGCCCGCGACTACGCCGACGCCGCGGCGATCCTGGCCGACCTCGGCGTGGGCAGGGTCCGGTTGCTGTCCAACAACCCGGCCAAGGCCGCGGGCCTTTCCGAGGGCGGCATCCGCGTTGCCGGACGCGAACCACTCGTGGTTGCGGCCAATCCGGAGAACGCCGGCTACCTCGCCACCAAACGGGACAGGTTCGGGCACATCCTGCCCACCGGTTGA
- a CDS encoding bifunctional FO biosynthesis protein CofGH produces MDSQRTQPTATSATTAATVAPPTASPPAEPAPPASAMRRALARAGAGKTLNVDEAAVLLHARDADLDTLTGHASRVRDAGLVAAGRPGVITYSRKVFIPLTRLCRDRCGYCTFVTVPGRLPAPYLSPDEVLDIARQGAAMGCKEALFTLGDRPEDRWQAARDWLDEAGYDDTLSYVRAMAIRVLEETGLLPHLNPGVLSWRDLQRLKPVAPSMGMMLETTARRLFTERGGPHFGSPDKDPDVRLRVLEDAGRSAVPFTTGLLIGIGETQAERAEALFEIRRVARTYGGIQEVIVQNFRAKPDTKMRSAPDADLRDLAATIAVARLVLGPSVRIQAPPNLIDDEYALMLAAGIDDWGGVSPLTPDHVNPERAWPQVADLARRTASGGFELRERLTIYPEYVRAGEPWLDPRLRRHVQALVDPDTGLADEDAMPVGLPWQEPDGGWPADAGTGRTDLHVTVDTEGRTEDRRGDFDSVYGDWDELAGQVSSAPQRFDADVKAALRRAESDPAGLSDDDALALLHADGAELETLTRMADDLRREAVGDDITFVVTRNINFTNVCYTGCRFCAFAQRRTDADAYTLSLEQVGDRVDEAWEAGATEICMQGGIHPDLPGTAYFDLAAEVKRRQPDIHLHAFSPMEVINGVSRTDLPVREWLQRAHEAGVDSLPGTAAEILDDDVRWTLTKGKLPTASWVEVVSTAHDLGIPTTSTMMYGHVDTPAHWVGHIKLIASLQRRSLETNGRPGFTEFVLLPFVHTSAPIYLAGLARPGPTARENRAVHALSRLLLNGLVDNIQCSWVKLGAELCRSVLDGGVNDLGGTLMEETISRMAGADNGSYKTISDLRALAAPTGRPLRQRTTGYGAPDPERVAAAEASDGVCAAVRRPLPLLR; encoded by the coding sequence GTGGATTCCCAGCGCACGCAGCCGACCGCCACCTCCGCCACGACGGCCGCGACGGTCGCACCGCCGACGGCGAGCCCACCCGCGGAACCGGCGCCTCCGGCATCGGCGATGCGGCGGGCCCTGGCCCGGGCCGGCGCGGGCAAGACGCTGAACGTCGACGAGGCCGCCGTCCTCCTGCACGCCAGGGACGCCGACCTCGACACGCTCACCGGGCATGCCTCCCGGGTGCGCGACGCCGGCCTGGTCGCCGCGGGCCGCCCGGGCGTGATCACCTACAGCCGCAAGGTGTTCATCCCGCTGACCCGGCTGTGCCGGGACCGCTGCGGCTACTGCACGTTCGTGACCGTGCCCGGCCGGCTGCCCGCGCCGTACCTCAGTCCCGACGAGGTGCTCGACATCGCCCGCCAGGGCGCGGCGATGGGCTGCAAGGAGGCGCTGTTCACCCTCGGCGACCGGCCGGAGGACCGCTGGCAGGCCGCCCGCGACTGGCTGGACGAGGCGGGCTACGACGACACGCTCTCCTACGTACGCGCGATGGCGATCCGCGTGCTGGAGGAGACCGGGCTGCTTCCCCACCTCAACCCCGGCGTGCTGTCCTGGCGTGACCTGCAGCGGCTGAAGCCGGTCGCGCCGTCGATGGGGATGATGCTGGAGACCACCGCGCGCCGGCTGTTCACCGAGCGAGGCGGACCTCACTTCGGCTCACCGGACAAGGACCCCGACGTCCGGCTGCGGGTGCTGGAGGACGCCGGGCGCAGCGCCGTGCCGTTCACCACCGGTCTGCTCATCGGCATCGGTGAGACGCAGGCCGAACGCGCCGAGGCGTTGTTCGAGATCCGCCGGGTGGCCCGCACCTACGGCGGCATCCAGGAAGTCATCGTGCAGAACTTCCGCGCCAAACCGGACACGAAGATGCGGTCCGCGCCCGACGCCGACCTGCGCGACCTGGCCGCGACCATCGCGGTCGCCCGGCTCGTGTTGGGGCCGAGCGTGCGCATCCAGGCGCCGCCGAACCTCATCGACGACGAGTACGCACTGATGCTGGCGGCCGGCATCGACGACTGGGGTGGCGTCTCGCCGCTGACGCCGGACCACGTCAATCCCGAGCGCGCCTGGCCACAGGTGGCGGACCTGGCCCGGCGTACGGCCTCGGGCGGGTTCGAGCTGCGGGAGCGGCTGACGATCTACCCCGAGTACGTCCGGGCCGGCGAGCCCTGGCTCGACCCGCGTCTGCGCCGGCACGTCCAGGCGCTCGTCGACCCCGACACCGGGTTGGCCGACGAGGACGCGATGCCGGTGGGCCTGCCCTGGCAGGAACCCGACGGCGGCTGGCCGGCCGACGCCGGCACCGGTCGTACGGACCTGCACGTGACCGTGGACACCGAGGGGCGCACCGAGGACCGGCGCGGCGACTTCGACTCGGTCTACGGCGACTGGGACGAACTCGCCGGCCAGGTGTCCAGCGCGCCGCAACGCTTCGACGCCGATGTCAAGGCGGCCTTGCGCCGGGCCGAGAGCGACCCGGCCGGGCTGAGCGACGATGACGCGCTGGCACTGTTGCACGCCGACGGCGCCGAGCTCGAGACGCTCACCCGGATGGCCGACGACCTGCGCCGCGAGGCGGTCGGCGACGACATCACGTTCGTGGTGACCCGCAACATCAACTTCACCAACGTCTGTTACACCGGCTGCCGTTTCTGCGCGTTCGCCCAGCGGCGTACCGACGCCGACGCCTACACGTTGTCCCTGGAGCAGGTCGGCGACCGGGTGGACGAGGCGTGGGAGGCCGGCGCGACCGAGATCTGCATGCAGGGCGGGATTCACCCCGACCTGCCGGGTACGGCGTACTTCGACCTGGCGGCCGAGGTCAAGCGCCGTCAGCCGGACATACACCTGCACGCGTTCAGCCCGATGGAGGTCATCAACGGCGTCTCGCGTACGGATCTGCCGGTCCGGGAGTGGCTGCAACGTGCACACGAGGCCGGTGTGGACTCGTTGCCAGGCACGGCCGCGGAGATCCTCGACGACGACGTCCGCTGGACGCTGACCAAGGGAAAACTGCCAACGGCCAGCTGGGTGGAGGTGGTGAGCACCGCGCACGACCTCGGCATCCCCACCACCTCCACGATGATGTACGGCCACGTCGACACCCCCGCCCACTGGGTCGGCCACATCAAGCTGATCGCCTCCCTGCAACGCCGGAGCCTGGAGACCAACGGGCGGCCGGGGTTCACCGAGTTCGTGCTGCTGCCGTTCGTGCACACCAGTGCACCGATCTACCTCGCCGGACTGGCCCGCCCGGGGCCGACGGCGCGGGAGAACCGGGCCGTGCACGCGTTGTCCCGGTTGCTCCTGAACGGGCTGGTGGACAACATCCAGTGCTCCTGGGTGAAGCTCGGCGCCGAGCTGTGCCGTTCGGTTCTCGACGGCGGTGTCAACGACCTCGGCGGAACGCTGATGGAGGAGACGATCAGCCGGATGGCGGGCGCCGACAACGGCTCGTACAAGACGATCAGCGACCTGCGCGCACTGGCCGCGCCGACCGGACGCCCGCTGCGGCAGCGCACCACCGGCTACGGCGCACCCGATCCGGAACGCGTGGCTGCCGCCGAGGCGAGCGACGGAGTCTGCGCCGCCGTTCGCCGCCCCCTGCCGCTGCTGCGATGA
- a CDS encoding IS1634 family transposase, which yields MASVIGKTVNGRTFYYLAESGRVGGAPRVVAQRYLGSAEDIAAALAGERGPAPTPTHTRHLAFGDVAAVWRVLSDLAVVDLVDGLVGSGRGRVSVGTYLALAVARQAVAPESEPGDVDLGEWWSTTAAQRFVRPRIDPGALDRRAFWRAMGRLGPERRRLLEAGVLDRLRGELAGGTDRAEPAGPVLVLDVPHFTTYAGPTDAGGDDPAGEPWLAGLAAAVTLDGAVPLTAELYRHGDPATTAFTVLSDRLTARYAGLGGQGRVTVVVDAGQSAEVDFAARAGRHFVASLPLTDHPELAARPATGRRAVDRERFPGVTALDTRARVAGVDRRVILVHSNALRAAQTQALARDLSSATRRLADLAGSLERRTLHRSREQVAAEVARITRFRWVERVLSTSLTSSDEGLRLRWKVDEAALGRLRHEVFGKQVLVTDHEDWPVADVLTAYRARYRLESTLRQFVAPVTAAPSPRWRWSDERVAVHSLVCLLATTAAHVMRRRAQHAGVDLSVRDLFARLAGIEETVVTYPSTGGRPRVRRVLVDLDPLQRQLCAVFGLDEWAPGRAPGPVT from the coding sequence ATGGCGTCGGTGATCGGCAAGACGGTGAACGGCCGGACCTTCTACTACCTCGCGGAGTCCGGCCGGGTAGGTGGAGCGCCACGGGTGGTGGCTCAGCGTTACCTCGGCAGCGCGGAGGACATCGCCGCCGCGCTGGCCGGTGAGCGCGGCCCGGCGCCCACGCCGACGCACACCCGGCACCTCGCGTTCGGTGACGTCGCGGCCGTGTGGCGGGTGCTCAGCGACCTCGCCGTGGTGGACCTGGTCGACGGTCTCGTCGGCTCCGGCCGTGGCCGGGTCTCCGTCGGCACCTACCTCGCGCTGGCGGTGGCCCGCCAGGCGGTCGCCCCCGAGTCCGAGCCGGGCGACGTCGACCTCGGGGAGTGGTGGTCGACCACGGCGGCGCAGCGGTTCGTCCGCCCGAGGATCGACCCGGGTGCGCTGGACCGCCGAGCGTTCTGGCGGGCCATGGGACGACTGGGGCCGGAGCGGCGCCGGCTGCTCGAGGCGGGCGTGCTCGACCGGCTGCGGGGCGAGCTCGCCGGAGGGACCGACCGCGCGGAGCCGGCCGGGCCCGTACTCGTGCTCGACGTACCTCACTTCACGACGTACGCAGGTCCCACCGACGCCGGCGGCGACGACCCGGCCGGCGAGCCGTGGCTCGCCGGCCTGGCGGCCGCGGTCACCCTGGACGGCGCGGTTCCGCTGACCGCCGAGCTCTACCGGCACGGTGACCCGGCGACCACCGCGTTCACCGTGCTCAGTGATCGGCTCACCGCCCGGTACGCCGGGCTGGGTGGGCAGGGACGGGTGACGGTCGTGGTGGACGCCGGCCAGTCCGCCGAGGTCGACTTCGCCGCGCGTGCCGGCCGGCACTTCGTCGCCTCGCTGCCGCTGACCGACCATCCCGAGCTGGCCGCTCGGCCGGCGACCGGCCGGCGGGCGGTGGATCGGGAACGGTTTCCGGGCGTGACCGCGCTGGACACCCGCGCCCGGGTCGCCGGAGTGGACCGCCGGGTCATCCTGGTGCACTCCAACGCCCTGCGGGCGGCGCAGACCCAGGCACTCGCCCGCGACCTGAGCAGCGCCACCCGGCGGCTGGCCGACCTCGCCGGGTCCCTGGAACGCCGTACCCTCCACCGGTCACGGGAGCAGGTGGCCGCCGAGGTCGCCCGCATCACCCGCTTCCGGTGGGTCGAACGCGTGCTCTCCACCAGCCTGACCAGCAGTGACGAGGGACTGCGGCTGCGCTGGAAGGTCGACGAGGCGGCTCTCGGCCGGCTGCGGCACGAGGTGTTCGGAAAACAGGTGCTGGTCACCGACCACGAGGACTGGCCCGTGGCCGACGTACTCACCGCCTACCGCGCCCGCTACCGGCTGGAGTCGACACTGCGCCAGTTCGTCGCCCCGGTGACCGCCGCGCCGTCGCCCCGGTGGCGGTGGTCCGACGAACGCGTGGCGGTGCACTCGCTGGTGTGCCTGCTCGCCACCACGGCTGCACACGTGATGCGGCGGCGCGCGCAGCACGCCGGAGTGGACCTGTCGGTGCGCGACCTCTTCGCGCGGCTGGCCGGGATCGAGGAAACCGTCGTCACCTATCCGTCGACCGGCGGGCGGCCGCGGGTGCGTCGGGTGCTTGTCGACCTGGATCCGCTGCAGCGACAGCTGTGCGCGGTGTTCGGGTTGGACGAGTGGGCGCCGGGAAGGGCGCCGGGACCTGTTACGTAG